The DNA region GCGCCGCAGCAGCGCCCGCAGCCGTGCGAGCAGCTCCTGGAGCGCGAACGGCTTGGTCAGGTAGTCGTCGGCCCCGGCGTCGAGGCCCTCCACCCGGTCGCCGACGGCGTCGCGGGCGGTCAGCACCAGGATCGGTACGTCGTTGCCCGCCTCGCGCAGCGCCCGGGTCGTCTCCAGCCCGTCCAGCCGCGGCATCATCACGTCCATCACGACCACGTCGGGCGCCACCGACGCGATCCCCGCGAGCGCTTCGGCGCCGTCACCGGCCAGGTGCACGTCGTAGCCGTTGAACTCCAGCGAGCGGCGCAGCGACTCCCGGACGGCGCGGTCGTCGTCGACGACGAGGACGCGGTGGGGGGTGGGCGTGGTGGACACGGCGTCCATCATGACGGATCGGTCTGAGCGGTCGCTGAGAACGCTCCGAGTGGTCGCGCGGTGCGGGTCGACGGGTCAGAGATAGCGGCTGGCCAGGGTGGCCGCGCGGGCGCCGTACTGGCCGCCGAAGAGGCAGGCGTGCACCAGGAGCGGGAAGAGCTGGTGGAAGCCGACCCGCTCCTCCCATCCGTCGGCCAGCGGGGTCGTCTCGGTGTAGGCCTCCAGCACCAGCGGCAGCTGCGGCAGGCCGAAGAGCGCGAGCATCGCCAGGTCGACCTCGCGGTGGCCGCCGTAGCCGGCGGGGTCGATGGCGAAGACCTGACCGCCCGCGCCCCACAGCACGTTGCCGTTCCACAGGTCGCCGTGCAGTCGCGCCGGAGACTCCTCCGGTACGACGTCGGCCACGCGCTCCACCGCCCGTTCCACCACCACCGCGTCCGCGGGCGAGACCAGCCCCTTGTCCCGCGCCACGCGCAGGTACGGCGTGATCCGCCGGGTCACGTAGAACTCCGCCCAGGTCGCCGCGGGCTGGTTGTTCAGCGGCAGCCGGCCGATGTAGCCGTCCGGGTTCCCGTCGTACGCACCGAAGCCGGGGGCGCCGGCCGCGTGGGTGCGGGCCAGTGCGCGTCCGAAGCCGGCGGCGGCCTCGGCCTGCGGCCGGACGGTCTCGACCCAGTCCAGGACGAGGCAGTCCTCGGCGACCGCGAGCACCTCGGGCACCGCCACGCCGTCGCCGACGTCGCCGAGCCAGCCGAGCCCGGCCGCCTCCCGCTCGAAGAGGCCGGGCAGCGGAGGGGTGAGGGTCTTCAGCAGGGCGGTGCGGCCGTTGGAGAGTCGCAGCTTGACCGCGGTGGCGATGTCGCCGCCGGCGATCGGGGAGGTCGCGATCACCGCGCTGCCGAGGAGCTGCTCGGCGCGCTCGGCGATCACAGGCTGTCGTGCCACCTGTGCATCACCTCCGCGGTGCGGGGGCCGGCTCGTTCAGGCCTGGCCCTTGAGTGCCTTGGGGATCTCGCGACCCTGCTCGATCGCGCGTTCGGGTGCCTTGACCTTCTTGAACTTGCGGATGCCGACCCAGATGAAGACCGCGGCGGCGAAGACGTAGAGACCGAAGACGATCAGGAACGCCCAGTGCAGGTCGAGGCCGTCGCCGTTCCAGTGGATGAAGTAGGCGAGCGACACCGACAGCATGATGATCGCGAGGATCAGCAGGAAGACGGCGACGGCGAAGAACGCCGCGCCCGCGCCACCGGCGGTGACGCTGACCTTCAGCTCGGACTTGGCGAGCTGGATCTCCTTGCGCAGCAGTGTGGAG from Nocardioides sambongensis includes:
- a CDS encoding response regulator transcription factor; the protein is MSTTPTPHRVLVVDDDRAVRESLRRSLEFNGYDVHLAGDGAEALAGIASVAPDVVVMDVMMPRLDGLETTRALREAGNDVPILVLTARDAVGDRVEGLDAGADDYLTKPFALQELLARLRALLRRVVPAEPGEEEEILSFADLTMNVTTREVTRGGRSIELTRTEFTLLEMFLRRPRRVLDRSFILEEVWGFDFPTTANSLEVYVGYLRRKTEAEGESRLIHTVRGIGYVLKAADA
- a CDS encoding fructosamine kinase family protein, yielding MARQPVIAERAEQLLGSAVIATSPIAGGDIATAVKLRLSNGRTALLKTLTPPLPGLFEREAAGLGWLGDVGDGVAVPEVLAVAEDCLVLDWVETVRPQAEAAAGFGRALARTHAAGAPGFGAYDGNPDGYIGRLPLNNQPAATWAEFYVTRRITPYLRVARDKGLVSPADAVVVERAVERVADVVPEESPARLHGDLWNGNVLWGAGGQVFAIDPAGYGGHREVDLAMLALFGLPQLPLVLEAYTETTPLADGWEERVGFHQLFPLLVHACLFGGQYGARAATLASRYL
- a CDS encoding phage holin family protein, with the protein product MATDPLTDQRPEEPTIGRLIKDAQTDFSTLLRKEIQLAKSELKVSVTAGGAGAAFFAVAVFLLILAIIMLSVSLAYFIHWNGDGLDLHWAFLIVFGLYVFAAAVFIWVGIRKFKKVKAPERAIEQGREIPKALKGQA